One window from the genome of Hoplias malabaricus isolate fHopMal1 chromosome X2, fHopMal1.hap1, whole genome shotgun sequence encodes:
- the LOC136677145 gene encoding putative nuclease HARBI1 produces MAIPIAILDCDLLLHGRGHKTLDRFDIETVSDEFLLSTFGFPREFIYYLVDLLKESLLRRTQRSRAISPDVQVLAALGFYTSGSFQSKMGDAIGISQASMSRCVSNVTKALIEKAPEFIGFDRDEAAKQQSKEEFYKVAGIPNVIGVVDCGHIAIKAPNAEDSSYVNKKGFHSINCQLVCDARGLLLSAETHWPGSLTDRAVFNQSSVCKLFEGQINHDGWLLGDNRYPMRKWLMTPVENPDAPAEYRYNLAHTTTHEIVDRTFRAIQTRFRCLDGAKGYLQYAPEKCSRIIQACCVLHNVSLQSGLDAWTFERTEATDQSDEEGDLAEKVDIEALEVRQELIQNHFS; encoded by the exons ATGGCGATCCCTATTGCAATCCTAGATTGTGACCTGCTGCTCCATGGTCGTGGACACAAGACTCTTGATCGCTTCGACATTGAAACAGTATCAGATGAGTTTCTGTTGAGCACTTTCGGTTTTCCGCGTGAATTTATCTATTACTTGGTGGACCTGTTGAAGGAGAGCTTGTTAAGACGCACACAGAGGTCGCGAGCAATCAGCCCCGACGTCCAGGTTCTTGCGGCTCTCGGATTCTACACGTCGGGCTCCTTCCAGAGCAAGATGGGAGACGCCATCGGCATCAGTCAGGCCTCCATGAGTCGCTGTGTTTCAAACGTCACTAAAGCTCTAATAGAAAAGGCACCAGAATTCATTGGCTTTGACCGAGACGAAGCAGCCAAGCAGCAGTCCAAGGAAGAGTTTTACAAAGTGGCAGGGATTCCGAATGTCATTGGGGTGGTGGACTGTGGGCACATAGCCATTAAAGCTCCTAATGCTGAAGATTCATCTTATGTCAATAAGAAAGGCTTCCACTCCATTAACTGCCAGCTGGTGTGTGATGCCAGGGGGCTTCTCCTGAGTGCAGAAACACACTGGCCTGGCAGTCTAACGGACCGGGCAGTATTTAACCAGTCCAGCGTGTGCAAGCTGTTTGAGGGTCAGATAAACCATGATGGTTGGCTGTTAG GAGATAACCGTTACCCTATGAGAAAGTGGCTGATGACCCCAGTTGAAAACCCCGATGCCCCAGCAGAGTACCGCTACAACCTGGCTCACACAACTACGCATGAGATAGTGGACCGTACGTTCCGTGCTATTCAGACACGCTTCCGATGCCTGGATGGAGCAAAAGGCTACCTGCAGTATGCACCTGAGAAATGCTCACGCATAATCCAGGCTTGCTGTGTCCTCCATAACGTCTCGCTGCAGTCTGGACTGGACGCCTGGACTTTTGAGAGGACTGAAGCCACTGACCAATCAGATGAGGAAGGAGACCTGGCAGAAAAAGTGGACATAGAGGCACTGGAAGTCAGACAGGAACTGATCCAGAATCACTTTAGCTAG